From a region of the Lactuca sativa cultivar Salinas chromosome 4, Lsat_Salinas_v11, whole genome shotgun sequence genome:
- the LOC111878537 gene encoding signal peptide peptidase-like 4 isoform X1, whose translation MEIATRRSRVVLEVAVLSLICGVSLVFAGDIVHQDDIAPKRPGCDNNFVLVKVPTWIGDTEEEEFVGVGARFGPTLESKEKDATKSRVTLSDPPDCCSTPKNKLTGEVILVHRGNCSFTAKAHVAEAAGASAILIINNQTQLFKMVCEADETDVDIGIPAVMLPQDAGASLKESLENKLNISVQLYSPRRPLVDVAEVFLWLMAVGTILCASYWSAWSAREAAIEQDKILKDASDEYLNTESCRSSAVVDINTTSAVLFVVIASCFLVMLYKLMSYWFIEVLVVLFAIGGVEGLQTCLVALLSCFKWFEDSAETFVKVPFLGGVSYLTLAVSPFCVVFAVVWAVYRRISFAWIGQDILGIALIITVIQIIRVPNLKVGTVLLCCAFMYDIFWVFVSKWWFHESVMIMVARGDKSGEDGIPMLLKIPRMFDPWGGYSIIGFGDIILPGLLVAFSLRYDWLSNKSLRAGYFLWVMIAYGLGLLITYIALNLMDGHGQPALLYIVPFTVGTLLTLGKYRGDLRHLWSKGEPDRLCPHVQLQHEEQ comes from the exons ATGGAGATAGCAACAAGGCGAAGCAGAGTCGTACTTGAGGTAGCTGTACTTTCCCTAATTTGCGGTGTTTCATTGGTCTTCGCTGGAGATATTGTACACCAGGACGATATAGCACCTAAAAGACCTGGATGTGACAACAACTTCGTTCTG GTGAAAGTTCCAACTTGGATTGGTGATACCGAAGAAGAAGAATTCGTAGGTGTAGGTGCCCGATTTGGACCTACTTTAGAATCAAAGGAGAAGGATGCTACTAAAAGCAGAGTTACCCTTTCAGACCCTCCTGACTGTTGTAGTACACCAAAAAACAAG CTTACGGGTGAAGTTATCCTGGTGCACCGAGGTAACTGCAGTTTTACAGCCAAGGCACATGTTGCTGAAGCTGCAGGCGCTTCAGCAATCCTTATTATCAACAACCAGACAC AACTCTTCAAGATGGTATGTGAAGCAGATGAAACCGATGTGGATATTGGCATCCCTGCAGTGATGCTTCCACAAGATGCTGGTGCAAGCTTGAAAGAGAGTCTTGAGAACAAATTAAACA TTTCTGTGCAATTATACTCTCCAAGAAGGCCATTGGTTGATGTTGCTGAGGTGTTCTTGTGGCTTATGGCTGTTGGCACCATACTGTGTGCATCTTACTGGTCTGCTTGGAGTGCCCGAGAAGCAGCTATTGAACAGGATAAAATATTAAAG GATGCTTCTGATGAATACTTGAATACAGAGTCTTGTAGATCAAGTGCTGTGGTGGACATTAACACAACTTCTGCTGTTCTGTTTGTTGTGATTGCGTCTTGTTTCTTGGTGATGCTTTACAAGTTGATGTCATATTGGTTTATTGAGGTTCTGGTTGTCCTATTTGCCATTGGTGGGGtcgag GGTCTGCAAACATGTTTGGTGGCCTTGTTATCATG TTTCAAATGGTTTGAAGATTCTGCAGAAACATTCGTGAAGGTTCCATTTTTGGGAGGTGTGTCGTATTTGACTCTGGCTGTTTCTCCATTCTGTGTAGTATTTGCCGTTGTATGGGCTGTTTATCGCAGAATATCCTTTGCTTGGATAGGTCAAGATATACTT GGTATTGCGCTTATAATCACAGTAATCCAGATAATACGAGTGCCTAACCTCAAG GTGGGAACGGTTCTCCTCTGTTGTGCGTTCATGTATGATATATTCTGGGTGTTTGTTTCCAAATGGTGGTTCCATGAAAGCGTGATGATAATG GTGGCTCGTGGCGACAAAAGTGGAGAAGATGGGATCCCGATGCTACTGAAAATTCCACGAATGTTTGATCCTTGGGGTGGATATAGCATCATTGGATTTGGTGACATCATATTGCCAGGGCTATTAGTCGCCTTTTCTCTAAG GTATGATTGGCTGTCAAACAAGAGCCTGCGAGCCGGATACTTCTTATGGGTGATGATTGCTTATGGATTAG GTCTGCTAATTACCTACATTGCTCTGAACTTGATGGACGGCCATGGTCAACCTGCCTTGCTTTACATTGTTCCTTTCACAGTTG GTACGTTGCTGACGTTGGGGAAGTACAGAGGGGATTTGAGGCACTTGTGGTCAAAAGGAGAACCGGACCGGCTTTGCCCTCATGTTCAGCTTCAACATGAGGAACAATAA
- the LOC111878537 gene encoding signal peptide peptidase-like 2 isoform X2 produces MVCEADETDVDIGIPAVMLPQDAGASLKESLENKLNISVQLYSPRRPLVDVAEVFLWLMAVGTILCASYWSAWSAREAAIEQDKILKDASDEYLNTESCRSSAVVDINTTSAVLFVVIASCFLVMLYKLMSYWFIEVLVVLFAIGGVEGLQTCLVALLSCFKWFEDSAETFVKVPFLGGVSYLTLAVSPFCVVFAVVWAVYRRISFAWIGQDILGIALIITVIQIIRVPNLKVGTVLLCCAFMYDIFWVFVSKWWFHESVMIMVARGDKSGEDGIPMLLKIPRMFDPWGGYSIIGFGDIILPGLLVAFSLRYDWLSNKSLRAGYFLWVMIAYGLGLLITYIALNLMDGHGQPALLYIVPFTVGTLLTLGKYRGDLRHLWSKGEPDRLCPHVQLQHEEQ; encoded by the exons ATGGTATGTGAAGCAGATGAAACCGATGTGGATATTGGCATCCCTGCAGTGATGCTTCCACAAGATGCTGGTGCAAGCTTGAAAGAGAGTCTTGAGAACAAATTAAACA TTTCTGTGCAATTATACTCTCCAAGAAGGCCATTGGTTGATGTTGCTGAGGTGTTCTTGTGGCTTATGGCTGTTGGCACCATACTGTGTGCATCTTACTGGTCTGCTTGGAGTGCCCGAGAAGCAGCTATTGAACAGGATAAAATATTAAAG GATGCTTCTGATGAATACTTGAATACAGAGTCTTGTAGATCAAGTGCTGTGGTGGACATTAACACAACTTCTGCTGTTCTGTTTGTTGTGATTGCGTCTTGTTTCTTGGTGATGCTTTACAAGTTGATGTCATATTGGTTTATTGAGGTTCTGGTTGTCCTATTTGCCATTGGTGGGGtcgag GGTCTGCAAACATGTTTGGTGGCCTTGTTATCATG TTTCAAATGGTTTGAAGATTCTGCAGAAACATTCGTGAAGGTTCCATTTTTGGGAGGTGTGTCGTATTTGACTCTGGCTGTTTCTCCATTCTGTGTAGTATTTGCCGTTGTATGGGCTGTTTATCGCAGAATATCCTTTGCTTGGATAGGTCAAGATATACTT GGTATTGCGCTTATAATCACAGTAATCCAGATAATACGAGTGCCTAACCTCAAG GTGGGAACGGTTCTCCTCTGTTGTGCGTTCATGTATGATATATTCTGGGTGTTTGTTTCCAAATGGTGGTTCCATGAAAGCGTGATGATAATG GTGGCTCGTGGCGACAAAAGTGGAGAAGATGGGATCCCGATGCTACTGAAAATTCCACGAATGTTTGATCCTTGGGGTGGATATAGCATCATTGGATTTGGTGACATCATATTGCCAGGGCTATTAGTCGCCTTTTCTCTAAG GTATGATTGGCTGTCAAACAAGAGCCTGCGAGCCGGATACTTCTTATGGGTGATGATTGCTTATGGATTAG GTCTGCTAATTACCTACATTGCTCTGAACTTGATGGACGGCCATGGTCAACCTGCCTTGCTTTACATTGTTCCTTTCACAGTTG GTACGTTGCTGACGTTGGGGAAGTACAGAGGGGATTTGAGGCACTTGTGGTCAAAAGGAGAACCGGACCGGCTTTGCCCTCATGTTCAGCTTCAACATGAGGAACAATAA